The Hevea brasiliensis isolate MT/VB/25A 57/8 unplaced genomic scaffold, ASM3005281v1 Scaf125, whole genome shotgun sequence genome includes a region encoding these proteins:
- the LOC110650244 gene encoding uncharacterized protein LOC110650244, with the protein MSSNVVLQPNPPHKPLSPTTNKMKYARTTLLQPPKKSHLHHCLNSQKKHFFHRIMWASLGFLCLGQSFTEKTGKREPSHLSLSCFSLCLSLTSSFPSLYYFFPISFSIFFLTELSSFLYFSPPFSLFLSFPKYSSPFCLVGSFFFLFFNIVFDLMMKRMKGVAAAMESSPYAILYEVQRTRLKHQSLMQDYEELYRETESQKRKLEMMKQKRLTLLSEVRFLRQRYKFLMQNQSQNPAPAPKYIKKQNLINVNRTVRKERNYTGNDAAVQCQAPQFDLNRKGKKVYSEREAALQTAGPVFDLSQKQKTYIGKEAALRNSATNLELNLKERIYSGKEAAARNNAPIFDLNQISREEEELQANGEVMRIDEPKISLIRGGSDEHHSDMKLSACRSAGNGSGRAGKRKISWQDQVALRV; encoded by the exons ATGTCTTCAAATGTTGTCCTCCAACCAAACCCACCTCACAAACCACTCTCTCCCACAACAAATAAAATGAAGTATGCCAGAACTACCCTTCTGCAACCCCCCAAAAAATCCCATCTTCATCACTGTCTCAACTCTCAAAAGAAACATTTTTTTCACCGAATTATGTGGGCTTCTTTGGGTTTTCTTTGTCTCGGTCAGAGTTTCACAGAGAAAACAGGAAAGCGAGAACCTTCCCATCTCTCTCTTTCTTgtttctctctctgtctctctctgacCTCTTCTTTCCCTTCCCTTTATTATTTCTTTCCCAtctctttctctatcttcttTCTCACTGAACTCTCTTCCTTTCTCTATTTCTCTCCCCCTTTTTCTCTATTTCTCTCCTTTCCCAAATACAGCTCCCCGTTTTGCCTTGTgggtagttttttttttcttttttttaatatcgTATTCGATCTGATGATGAAGAGAATGAAGGGGGTTGCTGCTGCTATGGAGTCTTCTCCATATGCAATCTTATATGAGGTTCAGAGGACCAGGCTCAAGCATCAAAGTCTTATGCAGGATTATGAGGAGTTGTACAGG GAAACAGAATCTCAGAAAAGGAAATTGGAGATGATGAAACAGAAAAGATTGACCCTATTGTCTGAAGTCAG GTTTCTGAGGCAACGGTACAAGTTCTTGATGCAAAACCAGTCTCAAAACCCTGCTCCTGCACCAAAGTACATAAAGAAACAGAACTTAATAAATGTTAATAGAActgtaaggaaagaaaggaatTACACTGGGAATGATGCCGCTGTGCAGTGCCAAGCTCCACAATTTGATTTAAACAGAAAGGGTAAGAAGGTTTATAGTGAAAGAGAAGCTGCTTTGCAAACTGCTGGTCCAGTATTCGACTTGAGCCAGAAGCAGAAGACTTATATTGGGAAGGAGGCTGCATTGCGAAATTCAGCAACAAATCTAGAACTGAATTTAAAGGAAAGAATTTACAGTGGAAAAGAAGCTGCTGCTAGAAACAATGCTCCAATTTTTGATCTGAACCAGATTTCG AGGGAGGAGGAAGAATTACAGGCCAATGGAGAGGTGATGAGAATAGATGAGCCAAAGATATCATTAATAAGGGGTGGGAGTGATGAACACCACAGTGATATGAAGTTATCAGCTTGTAGGAGTGCTGGAAATGGATCAGGTCGGGCAGGTAAGAGGAAGATTTCATGGCAGGATCAGGTGGCATTGAGGGTTTGA